The following proteins come from a genomic window of Gimesia chilikensis:
- a CDS encoding nucleoside hydrolase — MKRFPQMLALTAAVLSLVCAVPLNRITAAEPERPVPLIFDTDIGNDVDDVLALGMIHALEARGDCKLLAVTITKDNPLAASFTDAVNTFYGKGDVPIGVCQSGVTPQPGKFNVLAEKKDNGELRYPHDLTDPKQAPSAVTVLRKALAGAKDHSVVIAQVGFSTNLANLLKSPADDISSLTGEQLVKQKVKLLSVMAGAFEKIPRKGMMVDHREYNVVKDIPAAQKLAQDWPTPIVWSGFEIGLSVPYPHESILEDYNYVDHHPLAEAYILYIPPPHDRPTWDLTSVLYGVFPHRGYFDLSDAGTVTVEKDGLTTFEKTADGKHRYLKLNDVQRARLIEALVQLSSQPPQK, encoded by the coding sequence ATGAAACGATTCCCTCAGATGCTCGCCCTGACGGCAGCGGTGCTCAGCCTGGTCTGTGCAGTGCCGCTGAACCGGATTACTGCTGCCGAACCGGAACGTCCGGTGCCGCTGATCTTTGACACGGATATCGGAAACGATGTGGACGATGTCCTCGCCTTGGGCATGATCCACGCGCTGGAGGCCCGTGGCGACTGCAAGCTACTGGCGGTGACCATTACGAAAGACAATCCGCTGGCGGCGTCTTTTACCGATGCCGTGAATACGTTTTATGGTAAGGGAGATGTGCCGATCGGAGTCTGTCAGAGTGGTGTGACTCCCCAGCCAGGGAAGTTTAATGTGCTGGCAGAAAAGAAGGACAACGGCGAGCTGCGGTATCCCCACGATCTGACGGATCCGAAACAGGCACCCTCAGCCGTGACCGTGTTGCGGAAGGCACTGGCGGGAGCGAAAGATCATTCGGTGGTGATCGCGCAGGTCGGGTTTTCGACGAACCTGGCGAATCTGCTCAAGTCGCCCGCGGATGACATCAGTTCGCTGACCGGGGAGCAGCTGGTAAAACAGAAAGTGAAGCTGCTGTCAGTAATGGCGGGGGCGTTTGAGAAGATTCCGCGTAAGGGGATGATGGTCGATCATCGGGAATACAACGTGGTGAAAGACATTCCAGCGGCGCAGAAGCTGGCGCAAGACTGGCCGACGCCGATTGTCTGGAGCGGCTTTGAGATTGGTCTGTCGGTCCCTTACCCGCACGAGAGCATCCTGGAGGACTATAACTACGTAGATCATCATCCGCTGGCGGAGGCTTATATTCTGTATATTCCGCCGCCGCACGATCGTCCTACGTGGGATCTGACCAGCGTGCTGTATGGCGTCTTTCCACATCGGGGGTATTTCGATCTGTCGGATGCCGGCACCGTGACCGTTGAGAAAGATGGCCTGACGACCTTTGAAAAAACAGCGGACGGCAAGCATCGCTATCTGAAACTGAATGATGTGCAGCGGGCCCGCCTGATTGAAGCGCTCGTGCAGCTCTCCAGTCAGCCTCCTCAGAAATAG
- the rbsK gene encoding ribokinase has protein sequence MSETRRARIAVLGSINMDLMIRSAKLPLPGETVIADAKVENPGGKGANQAVAAARMGAEVTMIGCVGDDSFAEELVQNLEAEGVQTQLVSRKRETTSGVAVVMVETSGENAILVVPGANGLVGPAELEQARQVICDSDVLLMQLEVPVETVIAAANIAREAGVPVILDPAPAPAHFPAELLDVDLICPNQSEAAALLGQSVGSVEEAALVSELVQLGPRRAIITLADQGAVIFDGECVETVAAFEVDAVDSTAAGDAFAAGLAVRLAEQADLKEAVRFASAAGALAASGAGAQSAMPTREQIETLLTK, from the coding sequence ATGAGCGAGACACGACGTGCCCGCATTGCCGTGCTGGGGTCAATCAACATGGATCTGATGATCCGGTCGGCGAAGTTACCCCTGCCAGGCGAGACGGTGATCGCCGATGCGAAAGTCGAAAACCCCGGAGGTAAAGGGGCCAACCAGGCTGTCGCCGCAGCGCGGATGGGAGCGGAAGTGACCATGATCGGCTGCGTGGGGGATGACAGTTTCGCAGAGGAACTGGTGCAAAACCTGGAGGCCGAAGGCGTGCAGACGCAACTCGTCTCGCGTAAGCGAGAGACCACCAGCGGCGTCGCGGTGGTAATGGTGGAGACGAGCGGCGAAAACGCGATTCTGGTGGTCCCCGGTGCCAACGGTCTGGTGGGACCGGCGGAACTGGAGCAGGCGCGGCAGGTTATCTGTGACAGCGATGTATTGCTGATGCAGCTTGAAGTCCCGGTGGAGACGGTGATCGCAGCTGCGAACATTGCGCGGGAGGCGGGGGTACCTGTGATCCTGGATCCGGCCCCTGCCCCGGCTCATTTCCCGGCGGAACTGCTGGACGTGGATCTGATCTGTCCGAATCAGTCGGAGGCGGCGGCATTGCTGGGGCAGTCTGTCGGTTCTGTGGAGGAGGCGGCTCTCGTTTCTGAACTGGTACAGCTGGGGCCGCGACGGGCGATTATTACACTGGCCGATCAGGGGGCGGTGATCTTCGATGGTGAGTGCGTGGAAACGGTAGCCGCGTTTGAAGTCGATGCGGTCGACTCGACGGCAGCAGGAGATGCGTTTGCGGCGGGACTGGCTGTCCGACTGGCGGAACAGGCCGATTTGAAGGAAGCCGTCCGGTTTGCTTCGGCGGCGGGGGCTCTGGCGGCATCCGGGGCGGGCGCCCAGTCGGCGATGCCGACGCGGGAACAGATTGAAACACTTTTAACCAAATAA
- a CDS encoding sugar ABC transporter substrate-binding protein, producing MNQFRKGTRLALVLTICGLLLSCAEPADNAAKSNEEKSENQKPKIALIMKSLANDFFSTMAKGAETHQQEHSDEYELVVNGIKDERDLSRQVALVEEMVASGVDAIVIAPADSKALVPALRRAREAGVVVINIDNKLDQEILEAEKIEIPFVGPDNKAGAKKVGDYLAKQLKAGDEVIVLEGIRTSFNGTQRRLGFEEAMKAADIKIADSQSAQWEMSMANTLALSMLSEHPKVKAILAANDSMALGALAAVKNNGKAGDVLIVGFDNIAAVQQAIKDGQILATADQHGDQLAVYGIEYALNLLKEPQAKLEDRETPVDLVTAEVLK from the coding sequence ATGAATCAGTTCAGGAAAGGGACCAGGCTGGCCCTGGTGTTGACAATCTGTGGTCTGCTGCTGAGTTGTGCAGAACCGGCGGATAACGCAGCAAAATCGAATGAGGAGAAGTCAGAGAATCAGAAGCCGAAGATTGCGTTGATCATGAAATCGCTGGCGAATGATTTCTTCTCGACGATGGCGAAAGGGGCCGAGACGCATCAGCAGGAGCACAGCGACGAATACGAGTTGGTCGTCAACGGGATCAAGGATGAACGCGATCTGAGTCGCCAGGTGGCGCTGGTCGAAGAGATGGTCGCCAGCGGCGTGGATGCGATTGTGATTGCCCCCGCGGATTCGAAAGCACTGGTGCCGGCTCTGAGAAGGGCCCGTGAAGCGGGCGTGGTCGTAATCAATATCGACAACAAGCTGGATCAGGAAATCCTGGAAGCGGAGAAGATCGAGATTCCGTTTGTTGGTCCTGATAACAAAGCCGGGGCGAAAAAGGTGGGCGACTATCTGGCCAAACAGCTGAAAGCCGGGGATGAGGTGATCGTGCTGGAGGGGATCCGGACATCATTCAACGGGACACAGCGGCGGCTCGGTTTTGAAGAGGCGATGAAGGCCGCAGATATCAAGATTGCGGACAGCCAGTCGGCCCAGTGGGAAATGAGTATGGCGAATACGCTGGCGTTATCGATGCTGAGCGAACATCCCAAAGTCAAGGCGATCCTGGCGGCGAATGACAGTATGGCGCTGGGAGCCCTGGCGGCGGTGAAGAACAACGGCAAAGCGGGCGATGTGCTTATTGTCGGCTTTGATAACATCGCTGCGGTACAGCAGGCGATTAAAGACGGACAGATTCTGGCGACCGCGGATCAGCATGGCGATCAACTGGCCGTGTATGGCATCGAGTATGCCCTGAACCTGCTCAAGGAACCGCAGGCGAAACTGGAAGACCGGGAGACACCCGTCGATCTGGTGACGGCTGAGGTTCTGAAATGA
- a CDS encoding sugar ABC transporter ATP-binding protein, producing MTGTTLRFSAEGLSKDYVVRVLDGVSFELRAGEIHALVGANGAGKSTLCKMISGLVPPTEGQMLLNGVPYSPVDKRSAESLGVQIVQQELNLIPTLSVAENLLLGRYPQRWGVINRRELQQQARAALDRFGLSDISTDQSAGSLGVGQQQMLEIAAALDRKCELLILDEPTAALSAGETERLFARLDELRAQGVGIIYISHRLDEIARIADRLTVLRDGKYVSTHAVSEFQPIERVVDLMTGETQAVQHALQEHTNHSREQTLLGVDGMTGGPVQEVSFSVQAGERYGIAGLVGAGRTELLRLIFGADRAMRGDIFLRGESVPRRFGHPHQAVAAKMAMVTEDRKQNGLLLSQSIRVNTTLPSLDRLAGTAGVIDRQREATVVRTEWERLGIHARDMEQSVGTLSGGNQQKVAVAKWLLKDADVFLFDEPTRGIDVAARRKIHQLFDELARQGKALVIVSSDLEELFETCDRIGVMSAGRLVSEYKREEWSYDAIMQDCFAGYTSQEKTNSGGTTR from the coding sequence ATGACGGGCACGACGCTGCGGTTTTCTGCAGAAGGGCTCTCGAAGGACTACGTGGTGCGTGTGCTCGACGGTGTTTCGTTTGAGCTGCGCGCGGGTGAGATTCACGCGCTGGTAGGCGCCAACGGAGCCGGGAAGAGTACGCTGTGCAAAATGATTTCCGGCCTGGTCCCGCCGACGGAAGGTCAGATGTTGTTGAACGGCGTCCCCTACTCTCCCGTAGATAAGCGGTCGGCGGAGTCCCTGGGCGTGCAGATTGTGCAGCAGGAACTGAACCTGATTCCGACCCTCTCCGTGGCCGAGAATCTGCTGCTGGGACGCTATCCTCAACGGTGGGGCGTGATCAATCGTCGGGAACTGCAGCAGCAGGCTCGTGCAGCGCTGGACCGATTCGGGCTTTCGGATATATCAACAGATCAGAGTGCCGGGAGCCTGGGAGTGGGCCAGCAGCAGATGCTGGAGATCGCGGCCGCGCTGGATCGGAAGTGCGAGCTGCTGATTCTGGATGAGCCGACGGCGGCGCTGAGTGCAGGGGAAACGGAGCGTCTGTTTGCGCGGCTGGATGAGTTGCGTGCGCAGGGCGTGGGGATCATTTATATCAGCCATCGCCTGGATGAGATCGCCCGGATTGCGGACCGGTTGACCGTGCTGCGGGACGGGAAGTATGTCAGTACGCATGCCGTGAGTGAGTTTCAGCCGATCGAACGGGTGGTGGACCTGATGACCGGAGAGACACAGGCGGTGCAGCATGCGCTCCAGGAGCATACGAACCACTCCCGGGAACAGACGCTGTTAGGCGTGGACGGCATGACGGGGGGACCGGTTCAGGAGGTCAGCTTTTCCGTGCAGGCGGGGGAACGGTATGGGATCGCGGGGCTGGTGGGAGCGGGACGGACGGAACTGTTGCGGCTGATTTTCGGAGCGGATCGCGCGATGCGAGGTGATATATTTCTGCGGGGCGAGAGTGTGCCCCGTCGATTCGGACATCCGCACCAGGCGGTGGCGGCGAAAATGGCGATGGTGACGGAGGACCGCAAGCAGAACGGATTGCTGCTCTCACAGTCGATCCGGGTGAATACGACGTTGCCCAGTCTGGATCGACTGGCGGGGACTGCAGGCGTGATTGACCGTCAGCGGGAAGCGACCGTCGTGCGGACCGAGTGGGAACGACTGGGGATTCATGCCCGGGACATGGAACAGAGTGTGGGCACGCTCAGCGGGGGGAATCAGCAGAAGGTCGCGGTGGCGAAGTGGCTGCTCAAGGATGCGGATGTGTTTCTGTTTGACGAACCGACGCGGGGCATTGACGTGGCGGCGCGGCGGAAGATTCATCAGCTGTTTGATGAACTGGCCCGGCAAGGGAAAGCCCTGGTGATCGTCAGCAGTGACCTGGAAGAACTGTTCGAGACCTGCGACCGGATTGGTGTGATGTCGGCAGGTCGGCTGGTGAGCGAATACAAAAGGGAAGAGTGGTCGTATGACGCGATTATGCAGGACTGCTTTGCAGGGTATACATCACAAGAGAAAACAAACTCTGGAGGAACGACGCGATGA
- a CDS encoding ABC transporter permease has product MTDSPAPLPDRQSSHGGLTYSLFQYAGLLGVLVLLVLIFHQMSDHFLTRQTLATVANNIPDLLVISVGMTLVLIIGGIDLSVGSLLALSSAVLGVCMVDWGWPLWAAVPVCLGTGALCGMLNGVISVKAGIPSFIVTLGMLEMARGGAYLLTDSQTKYIGSSIEWIGVPVKGLLFSPAFLLALVIVAVGQYLLTRTVFGRYCVAIGTNAEAVRMSGIRTAPCSIVVFAISGLLCGLAGVMQTSRLSTADPNAAVGLELSAIAACVIGGTSLMGGRGSVINTFFGVLIIAVLQTGLAQIGATDPLKRVITGAVIIVAVLLDAARQRWKRGG; this is encoded by the coding sequence ATGACTGACTCCCCTGCTCCACTCCCGGATCGCCAATCTTCGCATGGCGGGCTGACGTATTCACTGTTTCAATATGCGGGCCTCCTGGGAGTGCTGGTACTGCTGGTATTGATTTTCCACCAGATGAGCGATCACTTTCTGACGCGGCAGACGCTGGCTACGGTGGCGAATAACATTCCGGACCTGCTGGTGATTTCGGTGGGAATGACGCTGGTATTGATTATTGGCGGGATCGATTTGTCGGTCGGTTCGCTGCTGGCGCTCTCGTCGGCGGTGCTGGGCGTGTGCATGGTCGACTGGGGCTGGCCTTTGTGGGCGGCGGTGCCTGTCTGCCTGGGGACCGGTGCGCTGTGTGGGATGCTCAACGGTGTGATCAGTGTGAAGGCGGGGATTCCTTCGTTTATTGTGACGCTGGGGATGCTGGAGATGGCACGCGGCGGTGCATACCTGCTGACCGATTCGCAGACGAAGTACATTGGATCGTCGATTGAATGGATTGGTGTGCCTGTGAAGGGGCTGCTGTTCTCGCCCGCGTTTCTGCTGGCGCTGGTGATTGTGGCGGTGGGACAATATCTGCTGACGCGGACAGTCTTTGGTCGCTATTGTGTGGCGATCGGAACGAATGCGGAGGCGGTGCGGATGTCGGGAATCCGGACGGCCCCCTGCTCGATCGTGGTGTTTGCGATCAGTGGTCTGTTGTGTGGCCTGGCGGGTGTGATGCAGACCTCGCGACTCTCAACGGCAGATCCGAACGCGGCGGTGGGACTCGAACTTTCGGCGATTGCGGCCTGTGTGATTGGCGGGACGAGTCTGATGGGCGGCCGGGGTTCAGTGATTAATACGTTCTTCGGCGTGCTGATCATCGCGGTGCTGCAGACAGGGCTGGCCCAGATTGGGGCGACCGATCCTCTCAAGCGGGTGATCACCGGAGCGGTGATTATCGTCGCGGTGCTGCTGGATGCGGCGCGGCAGCGATGGAAACGTGGTGGTTGA
- a CDS encoding TM2 domain-containing protein — protein sequence MLYSTEEPLGAGVNAPKILPERPEKSKRVAGFLAFFLGGLGIHKFYLGNWGWGILYILFVWTYIPLILSLIELIRYCILSDEEFSQKLAENNGPFAFVW from the coding sequence ATGCTTTATTCAACTGAGGAACCCTTGGGGGCTGGCGTCAACGCTCCGAAGATTCTGCCAGAGCGACCAGAAAAATCGAAACGGGTTGCCGGTTTCCTGGCTTTCTTTCTGGGAGGGTTGGGGATTCATAAGTTTTACCTGGGCAATTGGGGTTGGGGAATTTTGTATATTTTGTTCGTGTGGACTTATATCCCTTTAATCCTTTCGTTAATCGAGCTGATTCGGTACTGCATACTTTCAGACGAGGAATTCTCGCAAAAGCTTGCAGAGAATAATGGTCCATTCGCTTTCGTCTGGTAG
- a CDS encoding macro domain-containing protein, with protein MNLKLKFIHGDILDQPAEGLVCSGNVYLNMSGGVNGALLVRGGEALQRQLHQYLRDEGLKFVPPGYVMEIGPEPFAFRSIVYSVAIDGWYDSNIALAAETLTSALSIIKSRGCTSVNIPALATGYGKLSKQDFGVALRRVLSAREWGFELVNVVERNAYGLEEIQEGYRGEQE; from the coding sequence ATGAATCTGAAGCTCAAATTCATTCATGGTGATATTCTGGATCAGCCGGCGGAAGGGTTGGTTTGTTCGGGGAATGTTTATCTGAATATGTCAGGCGGCGTGAACGGCGCACTGCTGGTTCGAGGGGGTGAGGCACTGCAGAGGCAGTTGCATCAGTATCTGCGGGATGAGGGGCTGAAGTTTGTGCCGCCCGGTTATGTGATGGAAATCGGGCCCGAGCCATTTGCATTCCGTTCGATCGTGTATTCGGTGGCGATTGACGGCTGGTACGATTCGAACATTGCTCTGGCGGCTGAGACACTGACCAGTGCGCTATCGATCATCAAATCACGAGGTTGCACTTCGGTTAACATCCCTGCCCTGGCGACCGGATATGGGAAGCTTTCGAAGCAGGACTTCGGAGTCGCATTACGAAGGGTGCTGTCGGCGCGCGAGTGGGGCTTTGAACTTGTGAATGTAGTGGAACGGAACGCGTATGGGTTGGAGGAGATTCAGGAGGGGTATCGTGGGGAGCAGGAGTAA
- a CDS encoding leucine-rich repeat domain-containing protein → MSGDEEVGSSSNPDADSPYYSHVKAIRERPWDMQAIQKFVSWLDECDPPRAELVRMQMEIISPDFDESRRGELEQKISDLINQNRIRWTRSLDPLGWRAELAMFEIGLINWLYIQGLTDDQAEILQKTPEIRALELDGPQLSESGYQCVCSMSQLDELIIKAERLTEQELEYLEQLPPWTVVELYCDGLEPEQIHEMNARRIAKWKTLDTDGKRSAGARFLLSHACKPLRYGQPIKTADLRQTGIRNTELQMLSGLPELEKVDISEGEITSEGLVSLTGLKRLKWLRLWSTCVTSIAPLAGLTHLEHLEIYPYYDITMGDEGFAGLETLTGLKELFVREYTLSDVTVLRLAPLKRLRQLDLSIGDLNSEDCLSVLSELTELESLYFRCNTKLSERVLDYLSGLKQLQSLSLHIDQGDGDGFQHLAGLEDLEFLEVGGNAFNNRAIQYLAPLKNLKTINAQGSAVTKSGARKLAEQLPDVTIILNNALVKTPRKTITCHRCVIHDNASVLVPASWTGTSNHASYYLNVREDGWDKILSWSGQLRPLEFNLYYDSECHTANAALKAFIHHVGGEELKIIRENVHSFENVRETASCIFEKELAMYFVITGEADAGVVVFVCEVSSSRFAELEPLFLSMARSVRLGSDPALHQAEIVEISVQERMG, encoded by the coding sequence ATGTCTGGAGATGAAGAAGTGGGATCGAGTTCTAATCCAGATGCTGATAGTCCATATTATTCGCATGTTAAGGCAATCCGTGAACGCCCCTGGGATATGCAGGCGATCCAGAAGTTTGTGAGCTGGCTGGATGAATGTGACCCTCCCCGTGCCGAACTGGTACGTATGCAAATGGAGATCATCTCGCCTGATTTCGATGAATCACGACGAGGAGAATTGGAACAAAAAATATCGGATTTGATTAATCAAAACAGGATCAGGTGGACTCGGTCTCTGGACCCGCTGGGATGGCGGGCAGAACTAGCCATGTTTGAAATCGGATTGATCAATTGGTTGTATATCCAGGGCCTCACTGATGACCAGGCAGAAATCCTGCAAAAGACGCCTGAGATACGAGCACTGGAGTTGGATGGACCTCAACTATCTGAATCCGGTTATCAGTGTGTTTGCAGCATGTCCCAACTGGATGAGCTGATAATCAAAGCGGAACGGTTGACTGAGCAGGAACTGGAGTATCTGGAGCAACTTCCTCCCTGGACAGTGGTGGAGCTTTATTGCGATGGCCTGGAGCCAGAACAGATCCATGAGATGAATGCGCGGCGAATCGCGAAATGGAAAACTCTGGATACTGACGGAAAAAGGAGTGCTGGAGCACGATTTCTATTGTCTCATGCATGTAAGCCGCTTCGGTACGGTCAGCCGATCAAAACTGCCGATTTGCGGCAGACGGGAATTCGAAATACGGAGCTGCAGATGTTGTCGGGACTCCCTGAACTGGAGAAAGTCGACATCTCAGAAGGCGAGATCACATCAGAGGGTTTGGTATCACTGACGGGGCTGAAACGACTAAAGTGGCTGCGGTTATGGAGCACTTGCGTGACATCCATTGCTCCTCTCGCTGGCTTGACCCATCTTGAACATCTGGAAATATATCCTTATTACGATATTACGATGGGAGACGAGGGGTTTGCCGGGCTGGAGACTTTGACGGGGCTCAAGGAGCTATTTGTAAGGGAGTATACACTATCGGATGTGACTGTACTTCGACTGGCACCGCTTAAACGGCTGCGGCAACTTGATTTAAGTATCGGAGATCTGAATTCTGAAGATTGTCTGTCTGTGTTGTCGGAACTGACTGAACTTGAATCGCTTTATTTCCGTTGCAATACCAAACTCAGTGAACGGGTGCTGGATTATCTTTCCGGTCTGAAACAGTTACAGTCGTTGTCGCTCCACATTGATCAGGGAGACGGCGATGGATTCCAACATCTTGCAGGATTGGAAGATCTGGAATTTCTGGAGGTTGGGGGAAACGCATTTAATAACCGTGCAATACAGTATCTGGCTCCACTGAAAAACTTGAAAACTATAAATGCACAGGGAAGCGCTGTGACTAAGTCAGGAGCCCGGAAGCTGGCAGAACAACTGCCGGATGTGACTATCATTCTTAACAACGCATTGGTGAAAACTCCTCGAAAAACAATTACCTGTCATCGTTGTGTGATTCACGATAATGCATCTGTGCTGGTTCCTGCAAGTTGGACTGGAACCAGCAATCACGCATCATATTATCTTAATGTTCGAGAGGATGGCTGGGATAAGATACTGAGCTGGTCCGGTCAGCTTCGTCCACTAGAGTTTAACTTATATTATGATTCTGAATGCCATACAGCGAATGCAGCTTTAAAGGCATTTATTCATCATGTTGGGGGCGAGGAACTGAAAATAATACGGGAGAATGTACACTCCTTTGAAAATGTGAGGGAGACAGCATCCTGTATTTTTGAAAAAGAATTGGCGATGTACTTCGTAATTACAGGAGAAGCTGATGCAGGAGTTGTTGTATTTGTCTGCGAGGTCTCCTCTTCCCGCTTTGCGGAGTTGGAACCATTATTCCTGTCGATGGCGCGTTCGGTGAGGCTGGGAAGCGATCCGGCGCTACATCAGGCTGAGATCGTCGAAATTTCAGTTCAGGAGAGAATGGGATAA
- a CDS encoding P-loop ATPase, Sll1717 family — MTIQQPFGEECCEAEVKVFRESYQNLYFLKTPFNELALQSRNYLFIGRRGSGKTSLAHYFTFQNSLPSAKCIDVDEPKVYEKVLTKIAERASTMPDLAMSRVVAIWDFLIWSLIFDELCEEDPVINSARKLTTPDKASSLIRDLLKQLLSKFLCDDGELSDDLEEFLVSGPFSEAKNRAVKITNRKPVIIAIDSLEKYSIENQPMMCAIAALVESASNFNRSYAHVGIHVKVFISAEVFPHLEESEISNPSKYIRHPVYLHWRPKDLMRLVSWRLNEFFRRDPKFNSYCRDDVDWDSPGEVLEKVWNPHFGTHFFNGLDLCEATFPYVLRHTQLRPRQFVILCNHIADKAIKSEEFPRFSNVAILESIRKQEIRLAGELLNSYSKVFPNVANIVSALERFPMVFDAKKLDRMSSSTASQWPSGDYSPYQFRRLVAELGIVGRIRSWDNESKIITADFEYALEDRLTLTSKDKCVIHPMFFEKLSIEKSHKMIIYPFPNHPDFKQIMESMKND, encoded by the coding sequence GTGACTATACAACAACCATTCGGTGAGGAATGCTGTGAAGCTGAAGTGAAAGTATTTCGTGAGTCATATCAAAATCTTTATTTTTTAAAAACGCCATTCAACGAACTCGCACTTCAGAGCAGAAATTACTTATTTATTGGAAGACGTGGATCAGGGAAAACATCTCTCGCACATTATTTCACGTTTCAAAATTCCTTGCCCAGTGCTAAGTGTATTGATGTTGATGAACCAAAAGTTTATGAGAAAGTTTTAACGAAAATAGCTGAACGTGCCTCAACAATGCCAGATCTTGCAATGTCCCGCGTTGTGGCAATTTGGGACTTTCTAATCTGGTCATTGATATTTGATGAACTTTGTGAGGAAGATCCTGTAATTAATTCAGCTCGAAAACTGACAACACCTGATAAGGCATCATCTCTTATTCGAGATTTATTGAAGCAATTGCTATCAAAATTTCTTTGCGACGATGGAGAACTTAGTGACGATCTTGAGGAGTTTTTGGTTTCTGGACCCTTTTCTGAAGCTAAGAATCGCGCTGTTAAAATCACAAATCGAAAGCCCGTGATAATTGCGATTGATTCTTTAGAGAAATATTCGATCGAAAACCAACCCATGATGTGTGCAATTGCAGCTCTGGTGGAGAGTGCAAGTAATTTCAATCGATCGTATGCACATGTGGGAATTCATGTCAAAGTTTTTATTTCTGCAGAAGTTTTTCCGCATTTAGAAGAATCTGAAATATCAAATCCGAGTAAATATATCAGACACCCAGTATATTTACACTGGAGACCGAAAGATCTAATGAGGTTGGTTTCGTGGCGACTTAATGAGTTCTTTCGTCGTGATCCAAAATTTAATTCCTATTGTAGAGATGATGTTGACTGGGATAGTCCTGGTGAGGTTCTTGAAAAAGTTTGGAATCCACATTTTGGAACACATTTTTTCAATGGATTAGATCTTTGTGAAGCCACCTTCCCTTATGTATTACGTCATACACAATTGAGACCACGCCAGTTTGTTATTTTATGTAATCATATTGCTGATAAGGCTATAAAAAGTGAGGAGTTTCCAAGATTTTCGAATGTGGCAATCTTAGAATCTATACGTAAACAAGAAATTCGGCTAGCAGGAGAGTTGTTAAATTCTTATTCGAAAGTATTTCCGAATGTTGCCAATATCGTAAGTGCCCTTGAAAGATTTCCTATGGTCTTTGACGCGAAAAAACTTGACCGTATGTCATCATCTACAGCTTCTCAATGGCCTAGCGGTGACTATTCACCTTATCAGTTTAGACGTTTGGTCGCAGAACTTGGAATTGTCGGTCGAATCAGAAGTTGGGATAATGAATCTAAGATTATTACAGCTGATTTTGAATATGCTCTTGAAGATCGTTTAACACTAACTTCGAAAGATAAATGTGTAATCCATCCAATGTTTTTTGAGAAACTTTCTATAGAGAAGTCTCATAAAATGATTATCTATCCATTTCCAAATCATCCTGATTTCAAACAAATAATGGAAAGTATGAAGAACGACTGA
- a CDS encoding TIGR02452 family protein, whose product MSSRTGRANLAKTTLQVMDVGRYVNPQGESVSIAEVMEACNAASEYFAPTELEQLRAEVVSAPCPYAETRFELSNETTLEGAHALALKGNAGRIGVLNFASAKNPGGGFLGGSQAQEESLARSSALYGSLTRFHSEYYEAHRNQKDAFYSDRMIYSPDCPVFRDDAGAFLDASYQVDFLTSPAPNAGAIQKNRPLMVAEIPGTLQARMDKVLALFASKGCATLVLGAWGCGVFRNCPAMVAASYAEFLKPGGPYHGRFELVRFSVLDRAEGQPIYGAFTECFGCAKAAKL is encoded by the coding sequence ATGAGTAGTCGAACTGGACGTGCCAATCTGGCGAAGACGACATTGCAGGTGATGGATGTAGGTCGGTATGTGAATCCGCAGGGTGAATCGGTTTCGATCGCTGAGGTGATGGAGGCCTGTAACGCGGCTTCCGAATATTTTGCTCCTACAGAACTGGAGCAGTTGCGGGCAGAAGTGGTATCTGCCCCCTGCCCTTATGCCGAGACCCGGTTTGAGCTGTCGAATGAGACGACCCTGGAAGGGGCGCATGCGCTGGCATTGAAAGGAAATGCAGGCCGGATCGGTGTGTTGAATTTTGCGTCCGCGAAGAATCCGGGTGGTGGTTTTCTGGGAGGCAGTCAGGCGCAGGAAGAGAGCCTGGCACGGAGTTCCGCCCTGTATGGCTCACTGACCCGGTTTCACAGCGAATACTACGAGGCTCATCGGAACCAGAAAGATGCGTTTTACTCGGACCGGATGATTTACTCGCCTGACTGTCCTGTCTTTCGGGACGATGCGGGCGCGTTTCTGGACGCGAGTTACCAGGTGGACTTTCTGACGAGTCCGGCACCAAATGCGGGAGCGATTCAGAAAAATCGTCCGTTGATGGTCGCGGAGATTCCCGGAACCCTGCAGGCACGGATGGATAAGGTACTCGCATTGTTCGCCAGCAAAGGCTGTGCAACCCTTGTGTTGGGGGCTTGGGGCTGTGGTGTGTTCCGCAACTGCCCCGCGATGGTCGCTGCGAGTTATGCGGAGTTCCTCAAGCCCGGCGGTCCCTACCACGGACGGTTTGAACTGGTAAGGTTCTCGGTACTGGATCGGGCGGAAGGACAGCCGATCTATGGTGCGTTCACGGAATGCTTCGGGTGTGCGAAAGCAGCGAAACTGTGA